One window of the Haloarcula halobia genome contains the following:
- a CDS encoding enoyl-CoA hydratase/isomerase family protein produces MSTDIVALRIADGVATVTLNRPDLRNALDVDTARTLVGRFETIADSDARCVVLEGAGEAFCAGGDIGAMVEGVATDVPPADRVEHAARAINDAVAAVYDCRLPVVAKLDGAAFGAGAGLALACDVQLASPDAALGFGFRRVGLAVDSGISYFLPRLVGPNKAKELVFTGETVGADEALELGLVTRVFDDGTFASEVTAMVETIASGPTVALTQSKRLVDRGVESSFEQALDREATAQGVAFTTRDHDEGARAFMEQRDPEFEGR; encoded by the coding sequence ATGTCCACAGACATCGTGGCGTTGCGTATCGCCGACGGCGTGGCGACGGTGACGCTGAACCGGCCGGACCTGCGGAACGCCCTCGACGTCGACACCGCGCGGACGCTCGTCGGGCGGTTCGAGACCATCGCCGACAGCGACGCCCGCTGTGTCGTCCTCGAGGGCGCCGGCGAGGCGTTCTGTGCGGGCGGGGATATCGGTGCGATGGTCGAGGGCGTGGCCACCGACGTCCCGCCGGCCGACCGGGTGGAACACGCCGCGAGGGCCATCAACGACGCGGTGGCAGCGGTCTACGACTGCCGGCTCCCGGTCGTCGCGAAGCTAGACGGGGCCGCCTTCGGCGCGGGGGCCGGCCTGGCGCTCGCCTGTGACGTCCAGCTCGCGAGTCCGGACGCGGCGCTCGGCTTTGGCTTCCGCCGGGTCGGTCTGGCGGTCGACTCGGGCATCTCGTACTTCCTGCCCCGGCTCGTCGGCCCGAACAAGGCCAAAGAACTCGTGTTCACCGGCGAGACGGTCGGTGCGGACGAGGCGCTGGAGCTGGGGCTCGTCACGCGCGTCTTCGACGACGGGACCTTCGCGTCGGAGGTGACGGCGATGGTCGAGACCATCGCGTCGGGGCCGACCGTCGCCCTGACCCAGTCGAAACGACTCGTCGACCGCGGCGTCGAGTCCTCGTTCGAGCAGGCCCTCGACCGCGAGGCCACCGCCCAGGGAGTGGCCTTCACGACTCGCGACCACGACGAGGGGGCGCGAGCGTTCATGGAACAGCGCGACCCGGAGTTCGAGGGGCGGTGA